A stretch of the Dyella telluris genome encodes the following:
- the cydB gene encoding cytochrome d ubiquinol oxidase subunit II, with the protein MFEYETLRVIWWALLGVLLIGFAIMDGFDFGIAALLRVLGKTEDERLVMLETIEPTWEGNQVWFVLGGGAAFAAWPQLYAVSFSGMYLAIFLVLLALILRPVGFNFRGKVHDERWRTLWDWVLIASGIVVMLISGVAFGNLFLGAPFQFDNDLRMTWQGSFFELLHPFALVAGLVSLSMLLSHGACWAAYKADHVVADRAVRVARIATLAYVVLYVVAGIWLAYGVQGFAIVGPVVTDGVSNPLYKQVAHGSSWFASYMQHPAFWLAPVLGFAGAIGVQLTVGKKGLGGFVCSSLMVAGTILSAGFALFPFLLPSRLDPRSSLTVWDASSSQGTLGLMLAMTVIFMPIIIIYTSWVYRVMRGRVTLDHVRQSGHGY; encoded by the coding sequence ATGTTCGAATACGAAACACTACGCGTGATCTGGTGGGCCCTGCTCGGTGTGCTGCTGATCGGCTTCGCCATCATGGACGGCTTCGACTTCGGCATTGCCGCGCTGCTGCGCGTGCTGGGCAAGACCGAAGACGAACGACTGGTGATGCTGGAAACCATCGAGCCCACCTGGGAAGGCAACCAGGTGTGGTTCGTGCTGGGTGGCGGCGCGGCGTTCGCCGCGTGGCCGCAGCTTTACGCGGTGTCGTTCTCCGGCATGTACCTGGCCATCTTCCTGGTACTGCTGGCGCTGATCCTGCGTCCGGTCGGTTTCAACTTCCGCGGCAAGGTGCATGACGAGCGCTGGCGTACCTTGTGGGACTGGGTGCTCATTGCCTCCGGCATCGTGGTGATGCTGATTTCCGGAGTTGCCTTCGGCAACCTGTTCCTTGGCGCACCGTTCCAGTTCGACAACGACCTGCGCATGACCTGGCAGGGCAGCTTCTTCGAGCTGTTGCACCCGTTTGCGCTGGTGGCCGGACTGGTCTCGCTGAGCATGCTGCTTTCACATGGCGCCTGCTGGGCCGCGTACAAGGCGGATCACGTGGTCGCCGACCGCGCGGTACGCGTCGCGCGCATCGCAACACTGGCCTACGTCGTGCTCTACGTGGTTGCCGGCATCTGGCTCGCCTATGGCGTGCAGGGCTTCGCCATCGTAGGCCCGGTGGTCACGGACGGCGTCTCCAACCCGCTCTACAAGCAGGTGGCTCACGGCAGCAGCTGGTTTGCCAGTTACATGCAGCATCCGGCTTTCTGGCTTGCGCCGGTGCTGGGTTTTGCGGGCGCCATCGGCGTGCAGCTCACGGTGGGCAAGAAAGGGCTGGGCGGTTTCGTGTGCAGCAGCCTGATGGTGGCGGGCACCATTCTCTCCGCCGGCTTTGCGCTGTTCCCGTTCCTGCTGCCCTCCCGCCTGGATCCGCGCTCCAGCCTCACCGTGTGGGATGCCTCCTCCAGCCAGGGCACGCTGGGCCTGATGCTCGCCATGACGGTGATCTTCATGCCGATCATCATCATCTACACCAGCTGGGTGTACCGCGTGATGCGCGGTCGCGTCACGCTGGATCACGTGCGCCAGTCCGGCCACGGTTACTGA
- a CDS encoding cytochrome ubiquinol oxidase subunit I, producing MIDPEVVTLSRLQFALTALYHFLFVPLTLGIVWILAIMESVYVMTGREVWKRMVQFWGVLFGINFAMGVATGVTMEFQFGMNWAYYAHYVGDVFGTPLAIEGLMAFFLEATLVGLFFMGWNRMSRVSHLLTTWFLALGTNLSALWILIANGWMQNPVGSAFNPQTMRMEVTSFTEVMFNPVAQAKFVHTVSAGYVIGSMFVLSISAWYLLRGRNVDFAKRSMTVAASFGLAAALSVVVLGDESGYAVSENQKMKMAAIEAMWETEPAPASFTLFGLPDVENHTTHYALRIPWVMGLIGTRSIDKPIPGIANLVEDTKGRIQTGIEAYDAMLVLREDKNNAQAKAILAAHDKDMGYALLLKRFMDDPRKATPADIQKAADSTIPNVPVLFWSFRIMVACGFYFIALFAFSFWKSSRRELDKHQWYLKLALWSLPLPWISTELGWIVAEYGRQPWAIEGVLPTALGVSSVTAGQVWISLGGFVLFYSALAVIDAVLMVKYARKGPDGLGLWPPAHPAPTATTVPAHA from the coding sequence ATCATCGACCCCGAGGTCGTCACGCTTTCACGCCTGCAGTTCGCGCTGACCGCGCTCTATCACTTCCTGTTCGTGCCGCTGACGCTGGGCATCGTGTGGATCCTCGCCATCATGGAGAGTGTCTACGTGATGACCGGGCGGGAAGTATGGAAGCGCATGGTGCAGTTCTGGGGCGTGCTGTTCGGCATCAACTTCGCCATGGGCGTCGCCACCGGCGTCACCATGGAGTTCCAGTTCGGCATGAACTGGGCGTATTACGCACACTACGTGGGCGACGTGTTCGGCACGCCGCTGGCCATCGAGGGCCTGATGGCGTTCTTCCTCGAAGCAACCCTGGTGGGCCTGTTCTTCATGGGCTGGAACCGCATGTCGCGCGTGTCGCACTTGCTCACCACGTGGTTCCTCGCGCTTGGCACCAACCTTTCCGCACTGTGGATCCTCATCGCCAACGGCTGGATGCAGAACCCGGTGGGTTCGGCATTCAACCCGCAGACGATGCGCATGGAGGTGACCTCGTTCACCGAGGTGATGTTCAACCCCGTGGCGCAGGCCAAGTTCGTGCACACGGTGAGCGCCGGCTACGTCATCGGCTCGATGTTCGTGCTGTCGATCAGCGCCTGGTATCTGCTGCGCGGTCGCAACGTCGACTTCGCCAAGCGCTCCATGACCGTGGCGGCCAGCTTCGGCCTCGCCGCTGCACTGTCGGTGGTGGTGCTGGGCGACGAATCGGGCTACGCCGTTTCCGAGAACCAGAAAATGAAGATGGCCGCGATCGAGGCCATGTGGGAAACCGAGCCGGCGCCTGCCTCGTTCACTTTGTTCGGCCTGCCCGACGTGGAGAACCACACCACGCACTATGCATTGCGCATTCCGTGGGTGATGGGCCTGATCGGCACGCGTTCCATCGACAAGCCCATTCCGGGCATTGCCAACCTGGTGGAAGACACCAAGGGACGCATCCAGACCGGCATCGAAGCCTACGACGCCATGCTGGTGCTGCGTGAGGACAAGAACAACGCGCAAGCCAAGGCCATTCTCGCGGCGCACGACAAGGACATGGGTTACGCGCTGCTGCTGAAACGCTTCATGGACGATCCGCGCAAGGCCACGCCGGCGGACATCCAGAAGGCCGCGGACAGCACCATTCCCAACGTGCCGGTGCTGTTCTGGTCGTTCCGCATCATGGTGGCCTGCGGGTTCTATTTCATCGCGCTGTTCGCGTTCTCCTTCTGGAAGTCGAGCAGGCGCGAACTGGACAAGCACCAGTGGTACCTCAAGCTCGCCTTGTGGAGCCTGCCATTGCCATGGATTTCCACCGAGCTGGGCTGGATCGTGGCCGAGTACGGCCGCCAGCCCTGGGCAATCGAAGGTGTGCTGCCGACCGCGCTGGGCGTCTCCAGCGTCACGGCGGGACAGGTGTGGATCTCGCTCGGCGGCTTCGTGCTGTTCTACAGCGCCCTGGCCGTGATCGACGCCGTGCTGATGGTGAAGTACGCCAGGAAGGGCCCGGATGGACTGGGCCTCTGGCCCCCTGCCCATCCCGCGCCGACGGCCACCACCGTACCGGCACACGCCTGA
- the cydP gene encoding cytochrome oxidase putative small subunit CydP has product MSMPSTEPATTVDPPRPLLRRLGRELVWLVVAKIAVISLIWWVVASHYDRPDTRPAAIEQLLAPASSSSSPQAGSP; this is encoded by the coding sequence ATGTCCATGCCGTCCACCGAGCCGGCCACCACCGTTGATCCACCACGCCCGCTGCTGCGCCGACTGGGGCGAGAACTGGTGTGGCTGGTAGTCGCCAAGATCGCCGTCATTTCTCTGATCTGGTGGGTTGTCGCCTCGCATTACGACCGGCCCGATACCCGACCTGCCGCGATCGAGCAGCTGCTCGCGCCGGCGTCCTCGTCCTCCTCACCGCAAGCAGGCAGCCCATGA
- the pepQ gene encoding Xaa-Pro dipeptidase: MHDRLASLYSQHLATLRERADKALALGGFDHLVIAAGTPLRKFLDDQDYPFVANPHFRHWLPLTDTPGSWLVYTPGQKPKLIYLQPRDYWHVVPAAPSGYWVEHFDIEIVREAIDAVALLPGAATHRAIIGPECPTVPGAEANNPQAVLDYLHWHRSYKTPYELELMREASRIGARAHHAAEQAFRAGESEFGIHMAYLAAARQIDAELPYASIVALNEHGAVLHYTHFDRNAPTQSRSFLIDAGASAAGYASDITRTYAAAGHGEFQALIDSVDVAQRGFAAKVRAGQSYPELHIHAHHVLAEVLREHGIIRMSVESAVSSGVTSAFFPHGLGHPIGLQVHDVAGFQASETGGTIARPQGHPYLRMTRVLEPGMVVTIEPGLYFIDMLLEELRAKPVATDIDWARIERFRPYGGIRIEDDVVCTDNTPENLTRDAFDLIG, encoded by the coding sequence ATGCACGATCGCCTCGCCTCGCTCTACTCCCAGCACCTCGCCACGCTCCGTGAGCGCGCCGACAAGGCGCTTGCCCTGGGCGGCTTCGACCACCTGGTGATCGCGGCGGGTACGCCACTGCGCAAGTTTCTGGACGATCAGGATTATCCGTTCGTCGCCAACCCGCATTTCCGTCACTGGCTGCCGCTCACCGATACGCCGGGAAGCTGGCTCGTCTATACGCCGGGCCAGAAACCCAAGCTGATCTACCTGCAACCCAGAGACTACTGGCACGTGGTCCCTGCGGCGCCCAGCGGCTACTGGGTGGAACACTTCGACATCGAGATCGTGCGCGAAGCGATTGACGCGGTGGCCCTGTTGCCGGGCGCGGCCACGCATCGGGCGATCATCGGCCCCGAATGCCCCACCGTGCCGGGCGCCGAGGCGAACAACCCGCAGGCCGTGCTGGACTACCTGCACTGGCATCGCTCATACAAGACGCCCTATGAGCTGGAACTCATGCGCGAGGCCAGCCGCATCGGTGCACGTGCTCACCATGCAGCGGAACAGGCGTTCCGTGCGGGCGAGAGCGAGTTCGGCATCCACATGGCGTATCTCGCGGCCGCGCGCCAGATCGATGCCGAGTTGCCCTATGCCAGCATCGTGGCACTCAACGAACACGGTGCCGTGCTGCATTACACCCACTTTGATCGCAACGCCCCGACGCAAAGCCGCTCGTTCCTGATCGATGCAGGCGCGAGCGCCGCCGGTTACGCCAGCGACATTACGCGCACTTACGCCGCCGCGGGACACGGCGAATTCCAGGCACTGATCGACAGTGTCGATGTGGCGCAGCGCGGTTTCGCTGCAAAAGTGCGCGCCGGCCAGAGCTATCCCGAGCTGCACATCCACGCCCATCACGTGCTGGCGGAGGTGCTGCGCGAGCACGGCATCATCCGCATGAGCGTGGAGAGCGCGGTGTCGTCCGGTGTCACGTCGGCGTTTTTCCCGCACGGACTGGGTCACCCCATCGGCCTGCAAGTGCACGACGTGGCTGGCTTCCAGGCGTCGGAGACCGGTGGCACCATCGCCCGCCCACAGGGCCATCCGTACCTGCGCATGACGCGCGTGCTGGAGCCGGGGATGGTCGTAACCATCGAGCCGGGCCTGTACTTCATCGACATGTTGCTCGAGGAGCTGCGTGCCAAGCCGGTGGCAACGGATATCGACTGGGCTCGCATCGAGCGTTTCCGCCCGTACGGCGGCATCCGCATCGAGGACGATGTGGTGTGCACGGACAACACACCGGAGAACCTCACGCGCGATGCGTTCGACCTGATCGGCTGA
- a CDS encoding PilZ domain-containing protein has protein sequence MNENVASIDQRRALRKRANFTAVVTDVITGHPIGHLGNLSANGMLLISTHPPRSEAIYQVSVALPGLGSAPQSIEVGIQEQWHEAAASPGQVWAGYRIVAIDESDAALLDAWLEQPERD, from the coding sequence GTGAACGAGAACGTCGCCTCCATCGACCAGCGCCGCGCCCTGCGCAAGCGCGCAAACTTCACCGCTGTGGTGACCGACGTAATCACCGGCCACCCCATCGGCCACCTGGGCAACCTTTCCGCCAACGGCATGCTGCTGATCAGCACCCATCCGCCCCGCAGCGAAGCGATCTATCAGGTCAGCGTGGCGCTGCCCGGACTGGGCAGCGCGCCGCAGAGCATCGAAGTGGGGATCCAGGAGCAGTGGCACGAGGCGGCGGCAAGCCCCGGGCAGGTATGGGCGGGGTATCGCATCGTGGCGATCGATGAGTCGGATGCGGCGTTGCTGGATGCCTGGCTGGAGCAGCCGGAGAGGGATTGA
- a CDS encoding DUF1631 family protein, whose protein sequence is MEVEQQGRRPPFASDRESRPDHVGWAPRARRLIEETHALCASWLEAPLRLCLSEASQRLYAQAERSRNPSEQQHYLYSRQVIQQQRVPLERAFMEGVRQQFNGVGAIIEPETHADALRRPLELLDATEHEQSVALEQLVARGEARHGTPLFELGYRLAVLVGMPPLEGEHLPLGPHALGSAFRGAMAQADIPVEHRLHLLQCFDLAVVQSLSTLYDTVNEHLRADGILPQLRAFPTAPRTQVERQPRNVPNDTPPATFQRQPTPPAAAAGAHQPARSDNIAVLDNLREMLAHHRAGQGTLNYQGGRAATPEELQLALDALQLHVGDVADQARRELLSAQALRNELVTQLNTGRAEGSAQMHLTDEQGDTVELVAMLFEQMDRQVHHQGNAHSLLGELQLPVLRMAVADQGFFNQSEHPARKLLGLVTEAANDWLDGPEGDVDRSLEAKLNQLVDRARREPPSTGLYTSLLADIEHHLGLLNRKAQIAERRQVEAMQGRERLEQARHRAAELMAERFEKCNPRGLLRTLLERAWSDVLALTLLRHGEDSEAFSMRLGVTDQLLGQNPVHDRNLLRAEVESGLQQIGMHAEEAVQVAQRLLGIPAASAATTTTTTAEPATTTELALKLKQHQRLGEHLAPDAPPPVPAPPVPTPPPESPERRIRQRLRQLPFGSWFEFIDPANGRITQRKLAWYSPVSGNSLFVTRRGLRSQEITLEQLAHEMACGRVREMPPVKENLLDRAWHALTSHLRQLTNGQPAATRPGAPT, encoded by the coding sequence ATGGAAGTCGAACAGCAGGGTCGACGACCACCGTTTGCATCCGATAGGGAGTCGCGTCCCGACCATGTCGGCTGGGCGCCGCGCGCGCGTCGGTTGATCGAAGAAACCCATGCACTTTGCGCGAGCTGGCTCGAGGCGCCGTTGCGCCTGTGCCTGAGCGAAGCCTCGCAACGCCTGTACGCGCAGGCGGAACGCTCACGCAACCCCTCCGAGCAGCAGCATTACCTTTATTCCCGCCAGGTGATCCAGCAGCAGCGCGTACCGCTGGAACGCGCCTTCATGGAAGGCGTGCGCCAGCAGTTCAACGGCGTGGGCGCCATCATCGAACCCGAAACGCACGCCGATGCCCTGCGCCGCCCGCTGGAATTGCTGGATGCCACCGAGCACGAGCAGTCCGTGGCGCTGGAACAGCTGGTAGCGCGTGGCGAAGCCCGCCATGGCACGCCGCTGTTCGAGCTGGGTTACCGGCTGGCCGTGCTGGTCGGCATGCCGCCGCTGGAAGGCGAGCATCTGCCACTGGGCCCCCACGCGCTGGGTTCGGCCTTCCGCGGTGCGATGGCCCAAGCCGACATACCCGTCGAGCATCGCCTGCATCTGCTGCAGTGTTTCGACCTGGCCGTGGTGCAGAGCCTGTCCACCCTCTACGACACCGTCAACGAACACCTGCGCGCGGATGGCATCCTTCCGCAATTGCGCGCCTTCCCCACGGCGCCGCGCACCCAGGTGGAGCGCCAGCCGCGCAACGTCCCGAACGACACGCCGCCGGCGACGTTCCAGCGCCAGCCGACGCCGCCCGCCGCGGCTGCCGGCGCGCACCAGCCCGCGCGCAGCGACAACATCGCCGTGCTCGACAACCTTCGCGAAATGCTTGCCCATCATCGCGCCGGCCAGGGCACGCTCAATTACCAGGGCGGTCGCGCCGCGACACCGGAAGAACTGCAGCTGGCACTGGATGCCCTGCAGCTGCACGTTGGCGACGTCGCCGACCAGGCACGCCGCGAACTGCTCAGCGCGCAGGCCCTGCGCAACGAACTGGTGACCCAGCTCAACACCGGCCGCGCGGAGGGTTCCGCGCAGATGCACCTGACCGACGAACAGGGCGACACGGTGGAACTGGTGGCCATGCTGTTCGAGCAGATGGACCGCCAAGTACATCACCAGGGCAACGCGCATTCACTGCTGGGCGAGCTGCAGCTGCCTGTGCTGCGCATGGCCGTGGCCGATCAGGGTTTCTTCAATCAGAGTGAGCACCCCGCGCGCAAGTTGCTTGGCCTGGTGACCGAGGCCGCCAACGACTGGCTGGACGGCCCCGAAGGCGACGTGGATCGTTCGCTGGAAGCCAAGCTCAACCAGCTGGTGGACCGCGCCCGCCGCGAGCCGCCCAGCACCGGTCTCTACACCAGCCTGCTGGCCGACATCGAACACCATCTGGGCCTGCTCAACCGCAAGGCGCAGATCGCCGAACGTCGGCAAGTGGAAGCCATGCAGGGTCGCGAACGGCTGGAGCAGGCGCGCCACCGCGCCGCCGAGCTGATGGCCGAGCGCTTCGAGAAATGCAATCCGCGCGGACTGCTGCGCACGTTGCTGGAACGCGCCTGGTCCGACGTGCTCGCCCTGACCTTGCTGCGTCACGGCGAAGACAGCGAAGCCTTCTCCATGCGCCTGGGCGTCACCGACCAGTTGCTTGGCCAGAATCCGGTGCACGATCGCAACCTGTTGCGTGCCGAGGTGGAATCGGGCCTGCAGCAGATCGGCATGCACGCCGAGGAAGCCGTGCAGGTGGCGCAACGCCTGCTGGGCATTCCCGCCGCCAGCGCCGCCACGACCACCACCACCACCGCCGAACCCGCCACCACCACCGAACTGGCGCTCAAGCTCAAGCAGCACCAGCGACTCGGTGAACACCTGGCACCGGATGCGCCACCGCCGGTACCGGCACCGCCCGTGCCGACACCGCCGCCTGAATCACCCGAGCGCCGCATCCGCCAGCGCCTGCGCCAACTGCCGTTCGGCAGCTGGTTCGAATTCATCGACCCCGCCAACGGACGCATCACCCAGCGCAAGCTGGCATGGTACTCACCGGTGTCGGGCAACAGCCTGTTCGTGACCCGCCGCGGTCTTCGCAGCCAGGAAATCACGCTGGAACAACTCGCCCATGAAATGGCCTGCGGCCGCGTGCGCGAGATGCCCCCGGTCAAGGAAAACCTGCTCGACCGCGCCTGGCATGCACTGACCAGCCACCTGCGCCAGCTCACCAACGGCCAGCCGGCCGCTACGCGTCCGGGAGCACCGACGTGA
- the hemW gene encoding radical SAM family heme chaperone HemW → MSLIAPPLSLYVHMPWCVKKCPYCDFNSHGLRGEPPPYEAYVDALLADLDADLRDFGAAIHGRAVHSVFFGGGTPSLFTPEQIARFLDGVRERLPLAAGTEITLETNPGTVEHGRFDGYLAAGVNRLSFGIQSFDDDKLRRLGRIHSASEAEAAVKSAQDAGYSNINLDLMYALPEQSQEGALADVARAVALQPTHVSHYQLTLEPNTAFAANPPPLPDDDHAWAMQEACEQQLADAGYRQYEVSAYARPDRRCEHNLNYWRFGDYLGIGAGAHGKITDVAAGDIIRRWKTRHPKAYLAAPGSPERIGGSNPVAADELPFEYMLNALRLIDGVPMADFAERTGLPAARIGAALKRAREQGWLSGEADRLHTTALGQRFLNDVISGFLD, encoded by the coding sequence ATGTCCCTGATCGCGCCCCCGCTTTCGCTGTACGTCCACATGCCGTGGTGCGTGAAGAAGTGCCCCTACTGCGACTTCAACTCCCACGGCCTGCGCGGCGAGCCACCGCCGTACGAGGCATACGTGGACGCATTGCTCGCCGACCTCGATGCCGACCTGCGTGATTTCGGCGCCGCCATCCATGGCCGCGCCGTGCACAGCGTGTTTTTCGGCGGCGGCACGCCCAGCCTGTTCACGCCGGAGCAGATCGCCCGTTTCCTCGATGGCGTGCGCGAGCGCCTGCCACTGGCGGCCGGCACGGAGATCACGCTGGAGACCAATCCGGGCACGGTGGAGCACGGCCGTTTCGACGGCTATCTGGCGGCGGGGGTCAACCGGCTCTCGTTCGGCATCCAGAGCTTCGACGACGACAAGCTGCGCCGCCTTGGCCGCATCCACTCGGCCAGCGAGGCCGAGGCTGCGGTGAAATCGGCGCAGGATGCCGGCTACAGCAATATCAACCTCGACCTGATGTATGCCCTGCCCGAGCAATCGCAGGAAGGTGCGCTGGCCGACGTGGCGCGCGCCGTCGCCCTGCAGCCGACGCATGTTTCGCACTACCAGCTGACGCTGGAGCCGAACACGGCATTTGCGGCCAATCCGCCGCCGCTGCCGGACGACGACCACGCCTGGGCCATGCAGGAAGCCTGCGAACAACAGCTGGCTGACGCCGGCTATAGGCAATACGAGGTATCCGCCTATGCCCGGCCCGATCGCCGCTGCGAGCACAATCTCAACTACTGGCGCTTCGGCGACTACCTCGGTATCGGCGCCGGGGCACACGGTAAAATTACCGACGTTGCCGCGGGCGACATCATTCGCCGCTGGAAAACCCGCCACCCCAAGGCCTATCTGGCCGCCCCTGGCAGCCCGGAGCGCATCGGTGGCAGCAACCCCGTGGCGGCCGACGAACTGCCGTTCGAGTACATGCTCAACGCCCTGCGCCTGATCGACGGCGTGCCCATGGCCGATTTCGCCGAACGCACCGGCCTGCCGGCCGCGCGCATCGGCGCCGCCCTCAAGCGTGCCCGCGAGCAAGGCTGGCTGAGCGGCGAAGCCGACCGCCTGCATACCACCGCCCTCGGCCAGCGCTTCCTCAACGACGTCATCTCCGGATTCCTTGACTGA
- the rdgB gene encoding RdgB/HAM1 family non-canonical purine NTP pyrophosphatase, giving the protein MTRIVLASSNPGKLKEFNALLADSGLHVEPQSAFNVDDADETGLTFVENALLKARHAARISGLPALADDSGLCVEHLRGAPGLYSARYSGAHGDNAANNARLLRELDGVPTEQRGAFFICVLVLLQHADDPAPLIAEGRWHGRVLTEERGEHGFGYDPLFLPDDETVSAAELAPGLKNRISHRGRALALLRSQLSELHV; this is encoded by the coding sequence ATGACACGCATCGTCCTGGCCAGCAGCAATCCCGGCAAGCTGAAAGAGTTCAACGCCCTGCTGGCCGACAGCGGGCTGCACGTCGAGCCGCAATCGGCCTTCAACGTGGACGATGCCGACGAAACCGGCCTCACCTTCGTGGAGAACGCGCTGCTCAAGGCCCGCCACGCTGCGCGCATCAGCGGCCTGCCGGCGCTGGCCGATGATTCAGGCCTGTGCGTGGAACACCTGCGCGGCGCGCCGGGTCTTTACTCGGCGCGCTACAGTGGTGCGCATGGCGACAACGCCGCCAACAATGCCCGACTGCTGCGCGAACTCGACGGCGTGCCGACGGAGCAGCGCGGCGCGTTCTTCATCTGCGTGCTGGTGCTGCTGCAGCATGCCGACGATCCGGCGCCACTGATCGCCGAAGGTCGCTGGCACGGCCGCGTGCTTACCGAAGAGCGTGGCGAGCACGGCTTCGGCTACGACCCCTTGTTCCTGCCCGACGACGAGACGGTGAGCGCCGCCGAACTCGCCCCCGGCCTGAAGAACCGAATCAGCCATCGTGGCCGCGCACTCGCGCTGCTGCGTAGCCAGTTGAGCGAGCTGCACGTTTAA
- the rph gene encoding ribonuclease PH translates to MSSPSRPSGRASDQLRTVTIERHYTRHAEGSVLVSFGDTQVLCTASIEDRVPPWLRGKGEGWVTAEYGMLPRATHTRMQREAARGGQGGRTMEIQRLIGRSLRACVDRQALGERVITLDCDVIQADGGTRTAAITGAYVALVDAVTLLMKRENLRRNPIMGAVAAVSVGIYQGVPVLDLDYAEDSSCDTDMNVVMNDGGGFIEVQGTAEGHAFRRDEMDALLGLAEKGVNELVAAQRAALELP, encoded by the coding sequence ATGAGCTCCCCCAGCCGCCCCAGTGGCCGCGCCAGCGATCAGCTGCGCACCGTCACCATTGAACGTCATTACACCCGCCACGCCGAAGGATCGGTGCTGGTGAGCTTCGGCGACACCCAGGTGCTGTGCACCGCCAGCATCGAAGACCGCGTGCCGCCGTGGCTGCGCGGCAAGGGTGAAGGCTGGGTCACCGCCGAATACGGCATGCTGCCCCGCGCCACCCACACCCGCATGCAGCGCGAAGCCGCGCGCGGCGGCCAGGGCGGTCGCACCATGGAAATCCAGCGCCTGATCGGTCGCAGCCTGCGCGCCTGCGTGGACCGCCAGGCCCTGGGCGAGCGCGTGATCACGCTGGACTGCGACGTCATCCAGGCCGACGGCGGCACGCGTACGGCGGCCATCACCGGCGCCTATGTCGCGCTGGTGGACGCCGTCACCCTGCTGATGAAGCGCGAGAACCTGCGCCGCAACCCGATCATGGGTGCCGTGGCCGCGGTGTCCGTGGGCATCTACCAGGGCGTGCCGGTGCTCGACCTGGACTACGCCGAAGACTCCAGCTGCGACACCGACATGAACGTCGTGATGAACGACGGCGGCGGCTTCATCGAGGTGCAGGGCACGGCCGAAGGCCACGCCTTCCGCCGCGACGAAATGGACGCCCTGCTCGGCCTGGCAGAGAAGGGCGTGAACGAACTGGTCGCCGCCCAGCGCGCTGCGCTGGAACTGCCCTGA
- a CDS encoding YicC/YloC family endoribonuclease, translating to MTRSMTAYASAETTGPAGTLACELRTVNHRYLELSPRLPDELRVFEPALRERIAARLSRGKVDVTVRLRGEARAESLQVNAIALARLSELAQDLEARFPRMNIEFTELLRFPGVLQQSDVDPDVLQAALLEVLDRALEALTATREREGAKLAELLRERLDAIERIVADVRGFMPQIREGLRTRLESRLADLKQPADPGRLEQELVLQITRSDVDEELDRLATHIAETRRVLNTKEPVGRRLDFLMQEFNREANTLGSKAVDVRSTNAAVDLKVLIEQMREQVQNIE from the coding sequence ATGACCCGCAGCATGACGGCTTATGCCTCCGCCGAGACCACGGGCCCGGCTGGCACGCTGGCCTGCGAATTGCGCACGGTCAACCATCGCTACCTGGAGCTGAGCCCGCGCCTGCCCGACGAATTGCGGGTGTTCGAGCCGGCCCTGCGCGAACGCATCGCCGCTCGCCTGTCGCGCGGCAAGGTGGATGTCACCGTGCGCCTGCGTGGCGAGGCACGGGCTGAATCGCTGCAGGTCAACGCCATCGCCCTGGCGCGCCTGTCCGAGCTGGCGCAGGACCTGGAAGCGCGTTTCCCGCGCATGAATATCGAATTCACGGAGCTGCTCCGCTTTCCGGGCGTGCTGCAGCAGTCGGATGTGGATCCGGACGTGCTGCAGGCTGCCCTGCTGGAGGTGCTCGACCGCGCACTCGAGGCACTTACCGCCACCCGCGAACGCGAAGGCGCCAAGCTGGCCGAGCTGCTGAGGGAGCGACTGGATGCCATCGAGCGCATCGTGGCCGATGTGCGCGGCTTCATGCCGCAGATCCGCGAAGGGCTGCGCACGCGCCTGGAATCGCGCCTGGCCGACCTCAAGCAGCCGGCCGACCCGGGTCGCCTGGAGCAAGAGCTGGTGCTGCAGATCACGCGCAGCGATGTCGACGAGGAACTCGACCGCCTGGCCACGCACATCGCCGAAACGCGCCGCGTGCTCAATACGAAGGAGCCGGTCGGTCGCCGCCTCGATTTCCTCATGCAGGAATTCAACCGCGAAGCGAACACGCTCGGCTCCAAGGCCGTCGACGTGCGCAGCACCAATGCGGCGGTGGACCTGAAGGTGCTGATCGAGCAGATGCGCGAACAGGTGCAGAACATCGAATGA